In Kordia antarctica, the following proteins share a genomic window:
- a CDS encoding sensor histidine kinase codes for MKKTITSIFCVFCCCFVHAQYWTKQHFTVENGLPDNYVFAFEKFQEEIYVATDGGLVTFDGIHFKIRNKKEIRYPVSLLNKNDETLYIGSWLDGILSIENEEIKNVYPARINRILKYKNKCLIYNTYQRFALLSFNAANKIDTIINWEKVNKNRRIAIDTSSIYISEGKTVSAYNWKGTKEETFQYETTSTIEAINSIENFLFFGDREGNLTWSAKDDLSQNSTHTFEKPYTITRIVPYKKQQILVQLKHRAEYNSIYKITFDESHSKITNIETLLTIKNGISEIFVDQETIYIATYGNGFYKLFPSFIKSYQKTDYQIPIAKFSYENDAGNMVFATENVSYTLQEKDTFVQQKNPFRLNTIFEFDNKRYFSSHDNLYDESLKKITASRVDNIIFAEKNDTIFHSKYWFSRYHNGARENIFCTQYSAQDKKINAGIYFNNFIYIGTQNGVKKFMKNNVDIWERIPDTTLQNFFAQKVIKNIIQHKNELVIATPYEVFTYNQKEIKPLLFTEDDIYINATFVDTKDRIYIGTNKGFWILTDSYTFHFNSKNGTNSDNIYSFYQDKKGIIWSVSGNGIMEFNPDLIDITLPPRIEIYKKHIQNDYVQIHFKSFVDHFPEAVLFEYKINDANWKKLQFTQLEMSNLKPGNYSVSFRGKHMNSNWSIPETFQFKIQPKWYQITIIKVFIFIAIVCLLLGFLWNRLRVIKRRNELLSNEINQRIFLEHKVAHLREEIARDFHDEIGNKIASVIALSNNLKLSRKVASPKIDKISSLSKEIYHTAKDFVWSLNPKNNNIESLCKYLRDYGENFFDLFDEIDFLYLEVDIVPIDISYVKSRNIILAYKEILANIIKHSHATKVVFKANLDNYIFTIQIQDNGIGIDKITATNGNGLKNIQKRMEMIHAEMRVEKSAGVFYTFTLNLKEELYNTDEL; via the coding sequence GTGAAAAAAACCATCACAAGTATTTTCTGTGTCTTTTGTTGTTGCTTTGTACACGCGCAATATTGGACTAAGCAACATTTTACTGTTGAAAATGGTTTGCCCGATAATTACGTGTTTGCTTTTGAGAAGTTTCAAGAAGAAATTTATGTGGCAACTGATGGCGGTTTGGTTACGTTTGATGGCATTCATTTCAAGATTCGCAATAAAAAAGAAATTCGGTATCCTGTTTCATTACTCAATAAAAACGATGAAACTTTATATATTGGTTCTTGGTTAGACGGTATTTTATCAATAGAAAATGAAGAAATTAAAAATGTATATCCTGCGCGGATCAACAGAATTCTGAAATACAAAAATAAGTGTCTTATTTATAATACATATCAACGTTTTGCGCTGTTAAGTTTTAACGCTGCAAACAAAATTGATACGATTATCAATTGGGAAAAAGTCAATAAAAATAGACGTATTGCTATCGATACTTCTTCTATTTACATAAGTGAAGGAAAAACGGTTTCTGCGTATAACTGGAAAGGCACAAAAGAAGAAACATTTCAGTACGAAACAACCTCAACAATTGAAGCTATTAATAGTATTGAGAATTTTCTATTTTTTGGCGATCGTGAAGGGAATTTAACGTGGTCTGCAAAAGATGATCTTTCGCAAAACAGCACACATACATTTGAAAAACCGTATACAATTACGCGGATTGTTCCTTACAAAAAACAACAAATTTTAGTGCAACTAAAACATCGTGCAGAATATAATAGTATTTATAAAATTACTTTTGACGAATCGCACTCAAAAATCACCAACATTGAAACCTTATTAACTATTAAAAACGGTATCAGCGAAATTTTCGTCGATCAAGAAACCATTTATATTGCTACGTATGGCAACGGATTTTACAAACTATTTCCGTCATTCATAAAATCGTACCAAAAGACTGATTATCAAATTCCTATTGCAAAATTTAGTTATGAAAATGATGCAGGAAATATGGTTTTTGCAACGGAAAATGTTTCGTATACACTTCAAGAAAAAGATACATTTGTGCAACAAAAAAACCCGTTTCGACTTAATACAATTTTTGAATTTGACAACAAACGCTATTTCTCTTCTCATGACAATTTGTATGACGAATCGCTAAAAAAAATTACAGCTTCACGAGTTGATAATATTATTTTCGCTGAAAAGAATGACACCATATTTCATTCTAAATATTGGTTTAGTCGATATCATAATGGCGCTCGAGAAAACATTTTTTGCACTCAATATAGTGCGCAGGATAAAAAAATAAATGCGGGAATTTATTTTAACAACTTCATCTATATCGGAACACAAAATGGTGTCAAAAAATTCATGAAAAACAATGTCGATATTTGGGAACGAATTCCAGATACTACACTGCAGAATTTCTTCGCTCAAAAAGTAATTAAAAATATTATTCAACACAAAAATGAACTCGTTATTGCAACGCCATATGAAGTATTTACATACAATCAAAAAGAAATAAAACCATTACTTTTTACAGAAGATGACATTTATATCAACGCAACTTTTGTAGATACTAAAGATCGAATTTACATAGGAACCAACAAAGGATTTTGGATACTTACAGATTCATATACGTTTCATTTTAATAGCAAAAACGGTACAAATTCCGATAATATTTACAGTTTCTATCAAGATAAAAAAGGAATTATTTGGAGTGTTTCTGGAAATGGAATTATGGAGTTCAATCCAGATTTAATAGATATTACACTACCACCAAGAATTGAAATTTACAAAAAACACATTCAGAATGATTACGTGCAAATTCACTTTAAAAGTTTTGTAGACCATTTTCCAGAAGCCGTACTTTTTGAATACAAAATAAATGATGCTAACTGGAAAAAATTACAATTTACACAACTCGAAATGAGCAACTTAAAGCCTGGAAATTACAGCGTTTCTTTTCGTGGAAAACATATGAATAGCAATTGGTCAATTCCTGAGACGTTTCAATTCAAAATTCAACCAAAATGGTATCAAATTACTATTATCAAGGTTTTTATTTTCATTGCAATTGTGTGTCTGCTGTTAGGATTTTTATGGAATCGCTTGCGCGTGATAAAACGCAGAAATGAACTATTATCAAACGAAATAAATCAGCGTATTTTTTTAGAACATAAAGTAGCACATCTTCGCGAAGAAATAGCGCGTGATTTTCATGATGAAATCGGAAACAAAATTGCTTCAGTCATTGCGTTATCTAACAATTTAAAACTCAGTAGAAAAGTAGCTTCGCCCAAAATTGACAAAATTTCGTCGCTTTCCAAAGAAATATATCACACCGCTAAAGACTTTGTTTGGTCATTAAATCCTAAAAATAATAACATAGAAAGTTTGTGTAAATATCTACGTGATTATGGCGAAAATTTCTTCGATCTTTTTGATGAAATAGACTTTTTGTATCTTGAAGTAGACATCGTTCCAATTGACATATCGTATGTGAAAAGTAGAAATATCATTTTGGCTTACAAAGAAATCTTGGCTAATATTATAAAACATTCGCACGCGACAAAAGTTGTTTTCAAAGCCAATTTGGACAATTATATATTTACCATACAAATTCAAGATAACGGCATCGGAATTGACAAAATTACGGCAACCAACGGAAACGGATTGAAAAACATTCAGAAACGCATGGAAATGATTCATGCCGAAATGCGTGTTGAAAAATCAGCAGGCGTATTTTACACATTTACACTCAATTTAAAAGAAGAACTTTACAACACCGACGAATTATGA
- a CDS encoding DUF421 domain-containing protein, which translates to MDWIYNIKDPLVETMLGSLLLFIVVILLTRIIGLRSFAKFTAYDFAFTIAIGSILSSTLTSSTTIVHGSVAIASLLGLTYIFSTLQKKFPALSSAISNKPLLLMKGSEILDENLKKARIEKSQLMAKLREANVSQFSQVLAVVLESTGAISVLHKSSDSEQKVDSEILEGVRETP; encoded by the coding sequence ATGGACTGGATATACAATATTAAAGATCCACTTGTGGAAACCATGCTAGGAAGTTTACTGCTATTTATAGTTGTTATTTTATTAACCAGAATAATTGGTTTGCGTTCTTTTGCGAAGTTTACAGCTTATGATTTTGCGTTTACAATTGCCATTGGAAGCATTTTATCTTCTACATTAACATCAAGCACAACCATAGTTCATGGTTCAGTTGCAATTGCTAGTCTTTTGGGATTAACGTATATTTTTTCAACCTTACAGAAAAAATTTCCAGCGTTGAGTTCGGCTATCTCAAATAAGCCATTATTATTAATGAAAGGAAGCGAAATATTAGATGAAAATCTAAAAAAAGCACGAATTGAAAAATCTCAATTAATGGCGAAACTCCGTGAAGCAAACGTGTCACAATTCAGTCAAGTGCTGGCGGTTGTTTTAGAATCTACAGGAGCTATTTCTGTGTTGCACAAATCTTCAGATAGTGAACAAAAGGTAGATTCTGAAATATTAGAAGGAGTTCGAGAAACACCTTAA
- a CDS encoding serine hydrolase produces the protein MNTKTKLALWGMILLVAFSFAGTKKGESAKNEATLFAPKTPSDYAARHALSSAQYQTEVTNFHNAGYKLTYVDGYYVNGKIKFAALWKKGETSTLILRHNLTSDQYQNEVTKNHKNGYRLIHVDGYSDGNKDRYAAIWNKQSTSGLRARHRMTGTEYTAEFQKNKQDGFRLVHISGYGVNGKAYYAGIWQKASSLGVVTRHGLTSKQYQETVATYWKQGYHVAQVDSYDVQNKVYYACILEKGLGQFSARHDMNPKNYQLEVENHYYQGYVPISVSGHDAGNEAGYAAAFKNVTTWKSSDINQLDAKISKVMKEYKLPSVAIGIVKDGKLVYAKGYGYGNKEDKIIASATSQYRLASISKPITAVAIMKLVEQKKLKLNDKVFGKNKILGEKYGTKQYNAREKAITVKQLLMHTAGGDSWDNNTTPEDKDALGDPMSLRTKESFNKLIKRVLDNTNPTHKPGSYWQYSNFGYCLLGRIIEVKTGMSYEKYVRKHILKPCNITDMKIGALEKKKRAYREVVYYSKDKPYELQMNKMDSHGGWIASAVDMMRFIVHVDGDPSKKDILKKTTVTKMATKSAVSGNYAKGWTVVGSTWTHGGVMTGTNTLLKKKGNGISYIILTNFRESDKESHRNDLEKAMEDGIKAIKFWPNLDLF, from the coding sequence ATGAATACAAAAACTAAATTGGCATTATGGGGAATGATACTCTTAGTTGCATTTTCCTTTGCAGGAACAAAAAAAGGCGAGAGCGCCAAAAACGAAGCAACACTATTTGCTCCGAAAACCCCGAGTGATTACGCAGCGCGCCATGCACTTTCGTCAGCGCAATATCAAACGGAAGTCACCAATTTTCACAATGCAGGTTACAAACTAACTTATGTGGATGGTTATTATGTAAACGGAAAAATAAAATTTGCAGCTCTATGGAAAAAAGGAGAAACATCGACCTTAATTCTACGTCATAATCTAACATCAGATCAATACCAAAACGAGGTAACAAAAAATCATAAAAATGGCTATCGCTTAATTCATGTTGATGGATATTCTGATGGAAATAAAGATCGGTATGCAGCTATTTGGAACAAACAAAGCACCAGCGGATTGCGAGCGCGTCACCGAATGACCGGAACAGAATATACTGCCGAATTTCAAAAGAATAAACAAGATGGCTTCCGTTTGGTACACATTAGCGGTTACGGAGTTAACGGGAAAGCATACTATGCTGGTATTTGGCAAAAAGCAAGTTCTTTAGGAGTTGTAACACGTCATGGATTAACGAGCAAACAATACCAAGAAACGGTTGCAACCTATTGGAAACAAGGTTATCATGTAGCACAGGTTGACAGTTATGATGTGCAAAATAAAGTCTACTACGCCTGCATTCTGGAAAAAGGGCTTGGACAATTTAGTGCGCGTCATGACATGAATCCTAAAAATTATCAATTAGAAGTGGAGAATCATTACTATCAAGGATATGTGCCAATTTCGGTAAGCGGACACGATGCAGGAAATGAGGCAGGTTATGCAGCAGCTTTTAAAAATGTAACGACTTGGAAAAGTAGTGATATAAACCAATTGGACGCTAAAATTAGCAAAGTAATGAAAGAGTACAAGCTTCCGTCAGTGGCTATCGGAATTGTAAAAGATGGAAAACTAGTCTACGCAAAAGGATATGGTTATGGAAATAAAGAAGATAAAATAATTGCGTCTGCAACGAGTCAATATCGATTGGCAAGTATTTCAAAACCTATCACAGCAGTCGCTATTATGAAATTGGTAGAACAGAAAAAATTAAAACTAAATGATAAGGTTTTTGGGAAGAATAAAATTCTAGGGGAAAAGTATGGTACCAAACAATACAATGCGCGCGAAAAAGCAATTACAGTAAAACAATTATTAATGCATACAGCTGGTGGAGATTCATGGGATAACAACACAACTCCAGAAGATAAAGATGCTTTGGGCGATCCTATGTCGCTTAGAACAAAAGAGAGTTTTAACAAACTAATTAAAAGAGTCTTAGATAACACAAACCCAACGCACAAACCAGGATCTTACTGGCAGTATTCTAACTTTGGATATTGTCTTCTAGGAAGAATTATTGAAGTGAAAACAGGAATGAGTTATGAAAAATATGTACGAAAGCATATTTTAAAACCATGCAATATCACAGACATGAAAATTGGCGCATTGGAAAAAAAGAAACGTGCGTACAGAGAAGTTGTTTATTATTCAAAAGATAAACCGTATGAATTACAAATGAATAAAATGGACAGTCATGGCGGTTGGATTGCTTCTGCGGTAGACATGATGCGATTCATAGTTCATGTAGATGGTGATCCTTCAAAAAAAGATATTCTCAAAAAAACTACGGTAACTAAAATGGCTACAAAATCAGCTGTAAGTGGAAACTATGCAAAAGGTTGGACAGTAGTTGGTAGCACTTGGACACATGGCGGCGTAATGACAGGAACAAATACATTGCTTAAAAAGAAAGGGAATGGAATTAGTTATATCATCTTAACAAACTTTAGAGAAAGTGATAAAGAATCGCACAGAAATGATTTAGAAAAAGCAATGGAAGATGGAATTAAAGCAATTAAATTTTGGCCAAACTTAGATTTATTTTAA
- a CDS encoding helix-turn-helix domain-containing protein, whose protein sequence is MLHWNLYNTTIFIGAIGLLVLVLYRIFTKKIQDKTTRYFNWFLIITAVAILQYISFDIGFTRKYRVLALLVTPFEFLAPVIFTAFTCAYLQKEKLFKKYKYYLLIPFAAFFLIYTVVKINVFVDYAILSRETVGNIRMEWNENLALLFTFVIGVWNYSSIKKYEKDLGKMSYDFVLRKTKWLKNMYMTLILLSVFWLLTLLYIKTNVNVSGNDTYYPLWIAYLACYYVFYMKSISHLQYIQKEKVDEQTAFNLSSLDELFEPSALAVLQRNQSQVIAILSYFATSLFEINKTKEVLWDILENCISKLQLEDCVLYLLDEKKQVLHQEAAFGNKKQDGFEIHEPKEIPVGKGIVGSVAKTGNYELIKDTRKDKRYIVDDKARLSELAVPIYVEGKLKGVLDAEHSQCNFFTENHLYLFQLIAKLTEKKLLQLQLKKGLSISDDNCYYKEVCSLMKEKKRYRNPEIKLSTLSQEINISANYLSQVINALSGQNFSDFVNSYRIKEVKLKLSHPAFIEYPVLSIGLEAGFNSKSAFYNSFKKHTGMSPTTFREKHPYKSQFL, encoded by the coding sequence ATGTTACATTGGAATTTATATAACACAACCATATTTATTGGCGCAATCGGGCTTTTAGTTTTGGTGCTTTATCGCATATTCACTAAAAAAATACAGGACAAAACCACGCGTTATTTCAATTGGTTTCTCATCATTACAGCAGTTGCAATTCTACAATATATTTCGTTTGACATTGGCTTTACCCGAAAATACAGAGTGCTCGCATTATTGGTAACTCCGTTCGAATTTTTGGCACCAGTTATCTTTACAGCGTTTACTTGCGCGTATCTTCAAAAAGAAAAACTCTTCAAAAAATACAAATATTATTTACTTATTCCGTTTGCGGCATTCTTTTTAATTTACACAGTTGTGAAGATCAATGTTTTTGTGGATTATGCTATTTTATCCCGAGAAACGGTTGGAAATATTCGTATGGAATGGAATGAAAATTTAGCACTATTATTCACATTTGTCATTGGAGTTTGGAATTACAGCAGCATCAAAAAATACGAAAAAGACTTAGGCAAAATGTCATATGATTTTGTACTTCGTAAAACGAAATGGTTAAAAAATATGTACATGACGTTAATTCTATTAAGTGTTTTTTGGTTGCTAACACTTTTATACATAAAAACCAATGTCAATGTTAGTGGAAACGATACCTATTATCCGTTGTGGATTGCGTATTTGGCGTGTTATTATGTGTTTTATATGAAAAGTATCTCGCATTTACAGTACATTCAAAAAGAAAAAGTAGACGAACAAACGGCTTTTAATCTATCTAGTTTGGATGAATTATTTGAACCTTCGGCTTTAGCTGTTTTACAGAGAAACCAATCGCAAGTCATTGCAATTTTAAGTTATTTTGCAACGTCATTATTCGAAATAAACAAAACAAAAGAAGTGCTGTGGGATATTTTAGAAAACTGTATTTCCAAATTACAATTAGAAGATTGTGTGTTGTATCTGTTGGATGAAAAAAAACAAGTTTTACACCAAGAAGCTGCTTTTGGAAATAAAAAACAAGATGGATTTGAAATACACGAACCCAAAGAAATCCCTGTTGGAAAAGGAATCGTAGGAAGTGTTGCCAAAACGGGAAACTACGAACTCATCAAAGATACGCGCAAAGACAAGCGTTATATTGTAGATGATAAAGCGCGATTGTCTGAATTGGCAGTTCCGATTTATGTAGAAGGGAAATTAAAAGGTGTGTTGGATGCGGAACATTCTCAGTGTAATTTCTTTACAGAAAATCATTTGTATCTATTTCAACTCATTGCAAAATTGACAGAAAAGAAGTTGCTTCAATTACAACTGAAAAAAGGGTTGAGTATTTCGGATGATAATTGCTATTACAAAGAAGTTTGCTCATTAATGAAAGAAAAAAAACGCTATCGAAACCCTGAAATAAAACTCAGTACCCTTTCTCAAGAGATTAATATTAGTGCAAATTATCTTTCGCAAGTAATCAATGCATTAAGCGGACAAAACTTTTCCGATTTTGTAAATAGTTACCGAATCAAAGAAGTAAAATTAAAATTATCGCATCCTGCGTTTATAGAATATCCTGTATTGTCCATTGGATTAGAAGCTGGATTCAATTCAAAGTCTGCTTTTTACAATTCTTTCAAAAAACACACAGGAATGTCACCCACGACCTTTCGGGAAAAACACCCATACAAGTCCCAATTCCTTTAG
- a CDS encoding nuclear transport factor 2 family protein produces MKSKLLLVLALGIFTISCVSIRAKSEVTVVKKATYIPVDQELYNTIVDLDKRFFDAYNTCDLETQNELLSEDIEFFHDKGGLSTSKTQIMEAMKNNICGKVTRTLIDGTVEVYPIAGYGAVQMGEHKFYNNQEPSAKSIPSKFVTIWKNDNGNWQMTRIVSTHKN; encoded by the coding sequence ATGAAATCAAAATTACTTTTAGTCCTCGCTTTAGGAATATTCACAATTTCTTGTGTGTCAATTAGAGCAAAATCTGAGGTAACTGTTGTAAAAAAAGCAACATACATTCCTGTAGATCAAGAATTATACAACACTATTGTAGACTTAGACAAACGCTTTTTTGACGCATACAATACCTGCGATTTAGAAACTCAAAACGAATTACTTTCAGAAGACATTGAGTTTTTTCATGATAAAGGCGGATTATCAACTTCTAAAACGCAAATTATGGAAGCGATGAAAAATAACATCTGCGGAAAAGTTACCCGAACACTAATCGATGGAACTGTTGAAGTGTATCCAATTGCAGGTTATGGTGCTGTGCAAATGGGCGAACACAAGTTTTATAATAATCAAGAACCGAGTGCGAAATCCATTCCGAGTAAGTTTGTTACTATCTGGAAAAACGACAATGGAAATTGGCAAATGACACGGATTGTTAGTACGCATAAGAATTGA
- a CDS encoding alpha/beta fold hydrolase, whose product MQKKQKLYFLSGTMCTAQLWDFVCDELPRFECVFIDTTSANSFNEIDALLNETLEENACVVAFSMGAYSAMHFAVSNPNRIEKMIMIAASANGLDAKELQLRKSTIHFLEKHTYKGISNARALQFLHPKNHQNNELIQVIKDMDAELGKEVLIRQLKATSLRVDLTHELKNIETKIHIIASKEDALVNINHVKNTQQRLPKATITVLKNCGHMIPLEMPDLVRNTILQFFI is encoded by the coding sequence ATGCAAAAAAAACAAAAACTCTATTTCCTTTCGGGAACAATGTGTACAGCGCAATTGTGGGATTTTGTTTGTGACGAATTACCACGTTTTGAATGTGTTTTTATTGATACAACTTCGGCAAATTCTTTTAATGAGATAGATGCTTTGTTGAATGAAACTCTTGAAGAAAACGCATGTGTAGTTGCGTTTTCGATGGGCGCATATTCGGCGATGCATTTTGCGGTTTCTAATCCAAATAGGATTGAAAAAATGATCATGATTGCAGCTTCTGCAAATGGTTTGGACGCAAAAGAGTTGCAACTCCGAAAAAGCACAATTCATTTTCTAGAGAAACATACTTATAAAGGAATTTCCAATGCGCGTGCATTGCAGTTTTTACATCCGAAGAATCATCAAAATAACGAATTGATTCAAGTTATTAAAGACATGGATGCTGAGTTGGGAAAAGAGGTTTTGATTAGACAACTGAAAGCAACTTCACTACGAGTAGATTTAACCCACGAGTTGAAAAATATAGAAACTAAAATTCACATTATCGCTTCAAAAGAAGATGCTTTGGTCAATATTAATCATGTAAAAAACACACAACAACGTTTACCAAAAGCTACGATTACAGTGTTGAAAAATTGCGGACATATGATTCCGTTAGAAATGCCTGATTTGGTAAGAAACACCATTCTTCAATTTTTTATATAA